The DNA segment ACTAGAAAAAAAAGAGGTGCAAAATCAAGTCCAATTTCAAATCGGGCTAAAGATCGCCCTGAGAACCTTTTTGAAACCGACCAGATCAGAAGGCAACCCAACAGAATCCGCCCTCAGGTCGCCTAGCTTTGAACCTTCTGCAACGCGAGTGAACCTGTTGCCGGCAAGCGTGAACCTTGCCGAAGCCTCGCTCTCACACCTCGGTTCACTGACGCTGCCAGATTTCATACCGGGTGGGAACACTATCTTTTTCGCCAGCGGGAAATGCTTCGTCGTGCAGCAATTCAAATTCGCTGCGGTCCCACAGGAAACGGGTATCCCCTTCGATATCGGCCAACACCCGAGTCCAATGGACGGCTTGGCAGTACGGCAACATCAGGCGATAGATCTCAGCCCCGCCGACGACAAATGCCTGCTCGTGCTGATCGGCGATCGCCAACGCTTCTTCCAGGTTGACCGTCCGGACTCCTTCGTGGGCCCAGTCGGCAGACCGAGTCAAAACAACATTTAAGCGTCCGGGGAGTGGACGGCCAATCGAATCAAACGTTTTTCGCCCCATGATGATCGGAAACCCCATCGTCAACCGCTTGAACCGCCGCAGATCGGTCGACAAACGCCAGGGCATGCCGCCTTCATTGCCAATCACACCGGAATCGGTTGAAGCTAGGATCGCAGCCAAATTCATGATCGTTGTTCTCTAAAAAGGAAACGGTTAGGTCCCGGCCACGATACGGTGCAGGACAACGGTCGCATCATAACAACACGCTCTCACAGGGAACGTGCAAGGTGCGTTTGCGTTCGTTACTTTCGCGGGGAACGCGCAAGCCATTCGTGGCGTATTGCCCAGCTGCCTAAGCTCTGGCGAGCGTCGCTACGTGACGGCCGTCACGGCTATGGCCGACAACGATCAAACGGCCACGGGGGCTTTGATATGGGGGTGCGGGTCGTAATCGACCAATTCGAAATCCTCGAACTGAAAATCGAAAATCGATTTCCGCTGGTTCAACAACCGCATTTCCGGCAGCTTCCTAGGCTCGCGCTGTAGCTGTAGCCCAGCCTGTTCCAGGTGATTGTTGTACAGATGGACGTCTCCGAAGGTGTGCACAAAATCGCCGGGCTGCAGGCCGGTCACCTCAGCCATCATCAGCGTCAGCAACGCGTAGCTGGCGATATTGAAGGGGACGCCCAGGAAGACATCGGCACTGCGTTGGTACAGTTGGCAGCTGAGGCGTCCCTCGGAGACATAAAACTGGAACAAGCAGTGGCAGGGGGGAAGGGCCATCGAATCGACATCCGCGACATTCCAGGCCGACACGATCAATCGCCTTGAATCGGGGTTGGTGCGGATTGCATTTTCCACTGCGGCGATCTGGTCGATCGTTTCGCCGCTGGGCGTTTGCCAGCTTCGCCACTGCTTTCCGTAAACAGGACCAAGCTCTCCATTTTCGTCCGCCCAATCATCCCAGATGCGGACCCCATTCTCCTTCAGCCAAGCAATGTTTGTCTCACCTCGCAGGAACCACAGCAATTCGTAGAGGATCGAACGCAAGTGGAGTTTCTTTGTGGTTAGCAACGGGAACCCCTGCTGCAAATCGAAACGCAACTGCCGCCCAAACAGACTTCGCGTTCCGGTCCCCGTACGATCATCGCGAACGGCTCCGGCTTCCATGATTTCAGAAAGTAATCCGAGGTAGCTCTGCATGCTTGGACCTTCAATTCGATTTAAAACAGTCGCGGCAAGCGATCATCGCCGCTCGGGAGACGCTACTAAAATCCGATTTATGCAACAGCGATCACGGCATCCAAAGTCCAGTGTCGGTCACTGGTCATCTGGACGGTTTCCGGATCCAAACCAAGCTGGGCGACCATCGCCCGAGTCTCTTCCAGCGTCAAAGCTGCGTGCAACGAGTGTCGCAACAATTGCTGAGCCGATTCCGGTTCGCCGGCCGACACGTCTTGAACGATCGCTTCCACGGCCGATTCACTTACCGGACGGACCAGGTCACGAACGAAGACACGGCCTCCCGGTTTCGTCATACGCACCGATTCGGACAACAGGACCATCGGATCAGGCAGATGATGCAGCAGCGTATTGGAGAGGACGGTATCAAACATATCGTCTTCAAAGACAGCCAGGTCATGAACGTTTTCATGAGCCAATTGAATTCGGTGCAACAACGTCGCAACATCGACATTCGTCTGAGCACAGTCGAGCATCGCCGTGGACGCATCCAGAGCCATCACCCGAACGTCTTCCAATTGCTGACACAAGAAAATCGGAATCCTTGCCGTCCCGGTCCCGATATCCAGAACATCGGGGCCAACACTCCCCCCAGCAACCAAATCGGTCACGAAAGCCTCGTTAACAGCCTGATGGTCCATCTGGTCGTAAAGAGAGGTCTCTTCCAGATCTTCACTGAATTCGAGCTCAAGCGTGCGGGGCAACATGATGCAGATTTCCTATGAAAAGGGGGCTAACAAATTGGCCGCCGCCCCCTTTTTTGTCAACTGGCATGACAAAAACGGCATCACAGCGGGGGATCGGATCCCCGGTAGCAACGCGAGCGGGCAAACAAATACAAGCACGAAGCGCAAGGGAGTAAATAAACGACTCGCTGATGAGGGTCCAATTGAATCGATTGCGTAACGGTTTTGAATACTCGCTTGCGTTTCGTGTTTGTAAACGGCAAGCCGTTTCGCCATCGTTGGAATCGCTACATCCCGAACAGTCCCTCTTTTTAACGTGAGGGGAATTGTTACCTGACAATTTTTCTGCCGAATGCGTGGATAGAAGACCTAGGTTTGCCGAAGTACGTTCCCCAAATACGAATCCGAGGCTTGCCATGATCCGCGCTCCCCATGTCCGTAAAATCCAGTCAGGCTTGATTGCGATTGGTGCCATCGCCCTTCTCATCCTGTTTGTGCTGCCAGCTTTGGCAGTGGAAGAGTTATTGCCGCCTGGCAATGCCATTCCGGACCCGGTCGCGATTCCTTCGGTCGAACCGATTTCGCCTTACGACGTCGTTCCCTACGAAGACGATCCAGCCGTCATCCTTCGGGAAAGCTCATTCCGTGAACAGGAATCGAGCGAGCAATCGATCCTTGACCAATCCGAACCGACCGGTCCTCTGGTCGATGGTCTGCCGATCGAAGGCACGATTTCGCCCGATTCCGAAGTCGTTCTGCACGGCTATCCATATGGGCAAGCCCCTGTCTACAACGACACACCCGACGTTCCTCCCGCGTCCCGTTACGGCAAGCCCAACACTTACAGCGAACCAAGCAACTACGGCGAAACCGAAAGCTACCGAGCAGGAAGGGAATCGATTGAATCGCCGCAGTACATGGAGTCCTTCGAAGGTTCCAGCTACGTTTCTTCACCTCCGATCGGTTATGAGTCGAGCTATCATGCTGACGGTTCCCGTTATCGGTCGGCCGCTCCCCTGAGTGGTTACCGCGGCGCTTACTCGGAACCTCACGAGTACTACGGGCACAACGAACATTACGAACCGTACAGCTTCACGTCACTGTTTGGGCCACGCGCTACCGTTGCCTGCTGCGAACCGCCAAAAATCAAATACTGGAACCACCCGTTGCTGGCTCATGCCTACTGCGGTTGCGAGTGCAAAGAGACCTTTACGACTCGACTTTCGGTACCCTGCCAATGCTGTCCCGTGACGGTCAAGGTCTGCGTCCCACGATGCTGTGTCGGGGCCCCTTCGTGCGAAACGCATCGCGATCTACTGGGACGCAAAACGTACGTTTATTGCTGGCCCTGCGGCTACTCGGTGAAAATTGTCGACCGCCATACCGGCACGTTGATGGTCCACACCTTCAACCGGTAATCCCTTCAAAAAAGATCGGTCCGTTGCTGGCTGAGAAGGTTCTGGCTATGGTGTCGCGACACGCTATTTGTTTGTCGTGGCACCCCAGAATCCAATCGAGCCGTCCATGTCTTCAAAACCGATTGCAACAAACGCAAACACGCCTCCATCGAGCTCCGCCTACGGTGGGCACCCAGCCTCCATTTCAAAGTTTATGGAGCATCACTACCGGCACTTCAACGCTCGCGAGATGCTGGCTGCGGCCAAGTCTTATCGTTCGTTTGTCAGCGAACCGACCAATGGCAAGATGTTGGTTTCGCTGGCTGGCGCGATGAGCACCGGCGAACTTGGGATTTCGCTTGCTGAGATGATCCGTCAGGGCAAAGTCCACGCGATCAGCTGTACAGCGGCCAACCTTGAAGAGGACCTGTTCAACTTGGTCGCTCACGACGAATACAAAATCGTCGAAGATTGGCGAGCCCTTTCGTTGGATGACGAAGTGGCCCTCCGGGACGAAGGTTTCAACCGCGTCACCGACACCTGCATCCCCGAAACCGTGATGCGTCATCTGGAACGCCGCCTGCTGAAACTGTGGCAGGAAGCGGCCGACAGCGGGCAGGCTTATACTCCGGCCGAGTACATGTTCCGGTTGCTGGACGACCCTGAATTGCCACAGCACTTCCAAATCCCCGTGGAAAACAGCTGGATGGTTGCCGCCAAGGAGATGGGAATCCCGGTATTCGTCCCTGGATACGAAGATTCAACCCTTGGCAATATCTTTGCCGCTCGCGTCTACGAGGGAAAAGTCGCCACCCACAATTGCCTTCTGAGCGGCACCGCTCAGATGGAACGGCTGATCAAGTGGTACCAGGCGAATTCGACCGACAATCCGATCGGATTCTTTCAAATCGGTGGCGGAATCGCAGGAGATTTCGCAATTTGCGCTGTACCGCTGATGATCCAAGATTTGAAACTAGATATTCCTCTGTGGGGGTACTTTTGCCAGATCAGCGACGCAGTCACCAGTTACGGTGGATATAGCGGAGCGGTTCCCAACGAGAAAATCACGTGGTACAAACTCGATCGTGATGCACCCAAGTTTATGGTTCAAAGTGACGCAACGATCTGCGCCCCTTTGATGTTTGCATACGTTCTGGGCTGGTAGTTCCAGCAGAGGCTTCCAACGCACAACTCAAAATGGATGTACCACACGTGTCAGCCGTCTTCGATTTCGAATATGTGGTTCAAGCCGACGAAATCGACGCACAGGATCACGTCCACAACCTGCGTTACCTCCAGTGGTCTCTGTGGGCGGCTCATCGCCACACCGCAGCGGGAGGCTGGGATTCTCGAGCCCAATTGGATGAAAACGGGATCGGCTGGGTGGTTCGGTCTCACGAAATCACCTACCGAGCGGCCGCTTTTGCGGAGGATCAATTGATCGTCCGCACATGGGTATCGGAAGTCAGTCACGTTTCATGTGAGCGCAAATTTTTGATTTGCCGGCCCGCAGACCGCACCATTTTGTGCCGCGGCGCAACTCGCTGGGCATTCGTAAACCTACGGATCCGCAAAGCGGTTGCCATCCCACAGTCGCTTCTAGACGCCGCACAGCCACTCACCAAATCACCAGGTCCGCCCTGGTAGAAGCGGGCACCGCAGCGGGCTGAGCACAGGAAGTCAGTTGGGTTTTGCGAGGCCTAACTGACGGGTTAGTGATTGTCGCCTTTCGCTCGGGACGTGAATTTTATAATTGACGAAAGTCTGGCTCCCCTCGCCCCTAAGCAAGCTCTTTGTTGCGGAAGGAATCTTAGCTAGCTCATTCCCTGGTCTCGGCCTTTTCGTTGGATTTGTCGGAGCTTGCTTGGGGGAGAGGGGAGCCAGATTTTCTTTACTTATTCTTTTCACGTCCCCCGCGAAAGACCGTTATCTTCAACCTTCTTTCGCGGGCGACGTGCAGTCTATTGGAGACGGTTTCCAAGCGGGGTTGCTGCGGTGCGGCAATGCATCAGAAAATCCCACCCGGCTGCGCAACTTTTGAAGTTACGTTTTTTGCAATTCAGTCATTCGATACGTTAGCAAGCCCTCGGTATCGAATGTTGCAGGCATCGACATGGCGTCTTTTGTGTCGACCCTTTCTTTTACGCTTGCGCATCGACCGGGGCTTGGCAGCCCCGGCATGGGAAAATGTGCTAGTGAAAAGGCCCGAAGGGCCGACACAAAGCCAGAGGGGAATGCATCCCGACAACGCAACTTCAAAACGCGTAAGCGAGGAACTGGACGCGATACCTCGCTTACCGGTTTGTTGATTCAATCGAAAGCGAAAGGCGACAAAAAGAGCACCGACGTTCTCATGGCGACTTCTTCGCCCCCACTACTCGCTGGGCAGGATATCCGCCATCAACGCTTGCCACTCGTTCCACTGAATCTGCTCCAGTGGCCGCGCGTTCGATTTGCCGCGAACAGCGCTTTGGCAGGCGTCGACGAAGGCGTATGGATCTAGCGCTCCATCGGCTTGCAGTTCCTCAGGCACGCCGCCACCCGCCTGTGCGATCTGCGCGTAAACCGCATGGGGACCGACTTGCCGGAACCAATATTTTGAGTTCCCAAAATCACCCT comes from the Roseimaritima multifibrata genome and includes:
- a CDS encoding thymidylate synthase translates to MQSYLGLLSEIMEAGAVRDDRTGTGTRSLFGRQLRFDLQQGFPLLTTKKLHLRSILYELLWFLRGETNIAWLKENGVRIWDDWADENGELGPVYGKQWRSWQTPSGETIDQIAAVENAIRTNPDSRRLIVSAWNVADVDSMALPPCHCLFQFYVSEGRLSCQLYQRSADVFLGVPFNIASYALLTLMMAEVTGLQPGDFVHTFGDVHLYNNHLEQAGLQLQREPRKLPEMRLLNQRKSIFDFQFEDFELVDYDPHPHIKAPVAV
- a CDS encoding dihydrofolate reductase, producing the protein MNLAAILASTDSGVIGNEGGMPWRLSTDLRRFKRLTMGFPIIMGRKTFDSIGRPLPGRLNVVLTRSADWAHEGVRTVNLEEALAIADQHEQAFVVGGAEIYRLMLPYCQAVHWTRVLADIEGDTRFLWDRSEFELLHDEAFPAGEKDSVPTRYEIWQRQ
- a CDS encoding class I SAM-dependent methyltransferase, which translates into the protein MLPRTLELEFSEDLEETSLYDQMDHQAVNEAFVTDLVAGGSVGPDVLDIGTGTARIPIFLCQQLEDVRVMALDASTAMLDCAQTNVDVATLLHRIQLAHENVHDLAVFEDDMFDTVLSNTLLHHLPDPMVLLSESVRMTKPGGRVFVRDLVRPVSESAVEAIVQDVSAGEPESAQQLLRHSLHAALTLEETRAMVAQLGLDPETVQMTSDRHWTLDAVIAVA
- a CDS encoding acyl-CoA thioesterase yields the protein MDVPHVSAVFDFEYVVQADEIDAQDHVHNLRYLQWSLWAAHRHTAAGGWDSRAQLDENGIGWVVRSHEITYRAAAFAEDQLIVRTWVSEVSHVSCERKFLICRPADRTILCRGATRWAFVNLRIRKAVAIPQSLLDAAQPLTKSPGPPW
- a CDS encoding deoxyhypusine synthase family protein is translated as MSSKPIATNANTPPSSSAYGGHPASISKFMEHHYRHFNAREMLAAAKSYRSFVSEPTNGKMLVSLAGAMSTGELGISLAEMIRQGKVHAISCTAANLEEDLFNLVAHDEYKIVEDWRALSLDDEVALRDEGFNRVTDTCIPETVMRHLERRLLKLWQEAADSGQAYTPAEYMFRLLDDPELPQHFQIPVENSWMVAAKEMGIPVFVPGYEDSTLGNIFAARVYEGKVATHNCLLSGTAQMERLIKWYQANSTDNPIGFFQIGGGIAGDFAICAVPLMIQDLKLDIPLWGYFCQISDAVTSYGGYSGAVPNEKITWYKLDRDAPKFMVQSDATICAPLMFAYVLGW